One genomic region from Strix uralensis isolate ZFMK-TIS-50842 chromosome 5, bStrUra1, whole genome shotgun sequence encodes:
- the NUP107 gene encoding nuclear pore complex protein Nup107 isoform X3 encodes MERNGFGDMSSPRDAEMGRAGRKQSSQRRVSILTSLDDTIGNMTPRGQLISRTPGSLLRQPVTALTRSSMKPSDMSAILGTGGKSPLILPTPGLFSNLSMLDDSSWTMALSPQQTGMFVNLDMSNITEDVTVSAVLLREDDPGEAATMSMYSDFLHSFLKHTSTTIFDLVDEYESICSSQVNILGKIVYRATPGQQKFSKTASVLWLLKQEMVTWRLLSSLYRDRIQSALEDETTFDITVLTASEKTNVDNLFQKDSLVRQSQLVVDWLESIAKDDIGDFSDNIEFYAKSVYWENTLHTLKQRQLNTYIGSSRALVTELDPDAPIRQKLPLDDLDREDDARLLKYLFTLIRAGMTDEAQRLCKRCGQAWRAATLEGWKLYHDPNINGGKELEPVQGNPYRCIWKISCWRMAEEEQFNRYERAIYAALSGNLKQLLPVCDTWEDTVWAYFRVMVDTLVEQEIRTSVIIAEEMEELPRDYLETNWTSEKVFEELQATDKKRVIEENQEHYHVIQKFIILGDVDGLMEEFSRWLSKDRSVLPGHLLRFMTHLILFFRTLGLQTKEEVSVEVLKTYIQRMMSEKHTDLIAFYVSHLPPELAVAQYALFLEDVTESDQRHHCLELAKDAGLDVATITKTVVENIRKKDAGEFSHHDHMLDTGTTEADQLKIDVIDWLVFDPAQRAEALKQSNAIMRKFLASKKHEAAKDVFVKIPQDSIAEIYNQWEEQGMDTPLPAEDDNAIREHLCIRAYLEAHETFNEWFKHMNSAPQKPSLLSQASFTEKVAHEHKEKKYEMDYGIWKGLLDALTADVKEKMYNVLLFVDGGWMVDVREDAEDDPERTHQMILLRKLCLPMMCFLLHTVLHSTGQYQECLRLADMVASERHKLYTVFSKEELRKLLQKLRESSLMLLDQDLDPLGYEIQS; translated from the exons aTGGAGAG AAATGGGTTTGGAGACATGTCATCCCCCCGTGATGCAGAGATGGGCAGAGCTGGACGGAAGCAAAGCTCTCAGAGAAGAGTTTCTA TTCTTACATCCCTGGATGACACTATTGGAAACATGACGCCGAGAGGACAGTTGATTTCCCGAACTCCTGGTTCACTGCTTCGCCAGCCAG TTACTGCACTAACTCGAAGCTCCATGAAGCCATCAGATATGTCTGCCATCCTGGGAACAGGAGGAAAATCTCCTCTGATTCTACCAACTCCTGGACTTTTTAGCAATCTGTCAATG TTGGATGACAGTAGCTGGACAATGGCACTCTCGCCTCAGCAGACAGGAATGTTTGTAAATCTGGACATGTCCAACATCACAGAAGATGTCACTGTGAGCGCTGTACTGTTGCGTGAGGATGATCCTGGGGAAGCTG CTACTATGAGCATGTACTCAGATTTTCTACATTCCTTCCTGAAGCATACATCAACTACCATTTTCGATCTTGTGGATGAGTATGAAAGTATTTGTAGCAGTCAG GTGAATATACTAGGGAAAATAGTTTATCGGGCAACTCCTGGACAGCAAAAGTTTTCAAAAACTGCCAGTGTCTTGTGGCTTCTCAAGCAGGAGATGGTAACTTGGAGACTGTTGTCCTCGCTTTATAG AGACAGAATACAGTCTGCACTGGAAGATGAAACTACATTTGATATCACG GTATTAACTGCTAGTGAAAAAACGAATGTAGACAACTTGTTTCAGAAAGATTCACTTGTTCGACAAAGCCAG CTGGTGGTGGATTGGCTAGAGAGCATTGCCAAGGATGATATTGGGGACTTCTCCGATAATATTGAGTTTTATGCAAAATCTGTATATTG GGAGAACACACTACATACCCTGAAGCAGCGACAGTTGAATACATACATTGGAAGTTCTCGAGCTCTGGTAACAGAGTTG GATCCAGATGCTCCTATAAGACAGAAACTGCCACTTGATGATTTGGACCGAGAAGATGATGCAAGGTTACTGAAGTATCTCTTCACTCTCATCAGAGCAGGAATGACAGATGAG GCACAGCGTTTATGCAAACGGTGTGGTCAGGCCTGGAGAGCTGCAACTTTGGAAGGATGGAAATTGTATCATGATCCTAACATAAATGGAG GAAAAGAGCTGGAGCCTGTTCAAGGGAATCCATACAGATGCATTTGGAAAATAAGTTGTTGGCGTATGGCTGAAGAG gAGCAGTTCAATAGATATGAGAGAGCAATCTATGCAGCACTGAGTGGAAACCTCAAACAG CTTCTTCCAGTCTGCGATACCTGGGAAGATACAGTTTGGGCATATTTCAGGGTCATGGTGGACACTCTTGTTGAACAGGAAATACGAACTTCAGTAATAATTGCAGAGGAGATGGAAGAGCTCCCTAGAGATTATTTAGAAACAAA CTGGACCTCAGAAAAAGTTTTTGAAGAACTTCAGGCAACAGACAAAAAG agGGTTATAGAGGAGAACCAAGAACACTATCATGTGATTCAGAAATTCATTATACTGGGAGATGTGGATG GTTTAATGGAAGAATTTAGCAGATGGCTTTCCAAAGACAGAAGCGTGCTCCCAGGACACCTCCTTCGTTTCATGACGCATCTTATTCTGTTTTTCCGCACTTTGGGTCTGCAGACTAAG GAGGAAGTTTCTGTTGAAGTCCTAAAGACCTACATTCAG CGGATGATGTCCGAGAAGCACACGGATTTAATAGCATTTTATGTTAGCCACTTGCCCCCAGAGCTAGCTGTTGCTCAGTATGCTTTATTTCTTGAAGATGTTACTGAAAGTGATCAACGCCACCACTGCCTTGAATTAGCAAAAGATGCAG GTCTGGATGTTGCAACCATAACAAAAACTGTTGTTGAAAACATCCGCAAGAAGGATGCTGGTGAATTCAGTCACCATGACCATATGCTAGATACGGGCACAACAGAG GCGGATCAGCTGAAAATAGATGTGATTGACTGGCTCGTATTTGATCCTGCACAGAGGGCGGAAGCACTTAAGCAAAGCAATGCAATCATGAGGAAGTTCTTGG CATCCAAGAAACATGAAGCTGCAAAAGACGTGTTTGTGAAGATTCCCCAAGACTCTATAGCAGAAATATATAACCAATGGGAAGAACAAGGAATGGATACTCCACTTCCAGCTGAAGATGACAATGCTATACGGGAACATTTATGTATTCGGGCATATTTG GAAGCCCACGAAACCTTTAATGAATGGTTTAAACACATGAACTCAGCTCCACAGAAGCCTTCTTTGTTATCACAAGCAAGTTTCACTGAAAAAGTGGCCCATGAACATAAAGAAAAGAAGTATGAG aTGGATTATGGTATTTGGAAAGGCCTCCTGGATGCTCTTACAGCTGatgtgaaagagaaaatgtaCAATGTATTGCTGTTTGTTGATGGAGGATGGATGGTTGACGTTAGAgag GATGCTGAGGATGACCCGGAACGAACACACCAGATGATTTTGCTGCGAAAGCTGTGTCTGCCAATGATGTGCTTTTTACTGCATACGGTGTTACATAGTACCGGACAGTATCAGGAGTGCCTGCGACTGGCTGACATGGTTGCTTCTGAGAGACACAAGCTTTATACG
- the NUP107 gene encoding nuclear pore complex protein Nup107 isoform X1, whose amino-acid sequence MGLETCHPPVMQRWAELDGSKALREEFLVSFFFLTSLDDTIGNMTPRGQLISRTPGSLLRQPVTALTRSSMKPSDMSAILGTGGKSPLILPTPGLFSNLSMLDDSSWTMALSPQQTGMFVNLDMSNITEDVTVSAVLLREDDPGEAATMSMYSDFLHSFLKHTSTTIFDLVDEYESICSSQVNILGKIVYRATPGQQKFSKTASVLWLLKQEMVTWRLLSSLYRDRIQSALEDETTFDITVLTASEKTNVDNLFQKDSLVRQSQLVVDWLESIAKDDIGDFSDNIEFYAKSVYWENTLHTLKQRQLNTYIGSSRALVTELDPDAPIRQKLPLDDLDREDDARLLKYLFTLIRAGMTDEAQRLCKRCGQAWRAATLEGWKLYHDPNINGGKELEPVQGNPYRCIWKISCWRMAEEEQFNRYERAIYAALSGNLKQLLPVCDTWEDTVWAYFRVMVDTLVEQEIRTSVIIAEEMEELPRDYLETNWTSEKVFEELQATDKKRVIEENQEHYHVIQKFIILGDVDGLMEEFSRWLSKDRSVLPGHLLRFMTHLILFFRTLGLQTKEEVSVEVLKTYIQRMMSEKHTDLIAFYVSHLPPELAVAQYALFLEDVTESDQRHHCLELAKDAGLDVATITKTVVENIRKKDAGEFSHHDHMLDTGTTEADQLKIDVIDWLVFDPAQRAEALKQSNAIMRKFLASKKHEAAKDVFVKIPQDSIAEIYNQWEEQGMDTPLPAEDDNAIREHLCIRAYLEAHETFNEWFKHMNSAPQKPSLLSQASFTEKVAHEHKEKKYEMDYGIWKGLLDALTADVKEKMYNVLLFVDGGWMVDVREDAEDDPERTHQMILLRKLCLPMMCFLLHTVLHSTGQYQECLRLADMVASERHKLYTVFSKEELRKLLQKLRESSLMLLDQDLDPLGYEIQS is encoded by the exons ATGGGTTTGGAGACATGTCATCCCCCCGTGATGCAGAGATGGGCAGAGCTGGACGGAAGCAAAGCTCTCAGAGAAGAGTTTCTAGTGtcctttttct TTCTTACATCCCTGGATGACACTATTGGAAACATGACGCCGAGAGGACAGTTGATTTCCCGAACTCCTGGTTCACTGCTTCGCCAGCCAG TTACTGCACTAACTCGAAGCTCCATGAAGCCATCAGATATGTCTGCCATCCTGGGAACAGGAGGAAAATCTCCTCTGATTCTACCAACTCCTGGACTTTTTAGCAATCTGTCAATG TTGGATGACAGTAGCTGGACAATGGCACTCTCGCCTCAGCAGACAGGAATGTTTGTAAATCTGGACATGTCCAACATCACAGAAGATGTCACTGTGAGCGCTGTACTGTTGCGTGAGGATGATCCTGGGGAAGCTG CTACTATGAGCATGTACTCAGATTTTCTACATTCCTTCCTGAAGCATACATCAACTACCATTTTCGATCTTGTGGATGAGTATGAAAGTATTTGTAGCAGTCAG GTGAATATACTAGGGAAAATAGTTTATCGGGCAACTCCTGGACAGCAAAAGTTTTCAAAAACTGCCAGTGTCTTGTGGCTTCTCAAGCAGGAGATGGTAACTTGGAGACTGTTGTCCTCGCTTTATAG AGACAGAATACAGTCTGCACTGGAAGATGAAACTACATTTGATATCACG GTATTAACTGCTAGTGAAAAAACGAATGTAGACAACTTGTTTCAGAAAGATTCACTTGTTCGACAAAGCCAG CTGGTGGTGGATTGGCTAGAGAGCATTGCCAAGGATGATATTGGGGACTTCTCCGATAATATTGAGTTTTATGCAAAATCTGTATATTG GGAGAACACACTACATACCCTGAAGCAGCGACAGTTGAATACATACATTGGAAGTTCTCGAGCTCTGGTAACAGAGTTG GATCCAGATGCTCCTATAAGACAGAAACTGCCACTTGATGATTTGGACCGAGAAGATGATGCAAGGTTACTGAAGTATCTCTTCACTCTCATCAGAGCAGGAATGACAGATGAG GCACAGCGTTTATGCAAACGGTGTGGTCAGGCCTGGAGAGCTGCAACTTTGGAAGGATGGAAATTGTATCATGATCCTAACATAAATGGAG GAAAAGAGCTGGAGCCTGTTCAAGGGAATCCATACAGATGCATTTGGAAAATAAGTTGTTGGCGTATGGCTGAAGAG gAGCAGTTCAATAGATATGAGAGAGCAATCTATGCAGCACTGAGTGGAAACCTCAAACAG CTTCTTCCAGTCTGCGATACCTGGGAAGATACAGTTTGGGCATATTTCAGGGTCATGGTGGACACTCTTGTTGAACAGGAAATACGAACTTCAGTAATAATTGCAGAGGAGATGGAAGAGCTCCCTAGAGATTATTTAGAAACAAA CTGGACCTCAGAAAAAGTTTTTGAAGAACTTCAGGCAACAGACAAAAAG agGGTTATAGAGGAGAACCAAGAACACTATCATGTGATTCAGAAATTCATTATACTGGGAGATGTGGATG GTTTAATGGAAGAATTTAGCAGATGGCTTTCCAAAGACAGAAGCGTGCTCCCAGGACACCTCCTTCGTTTCATGACGCATCTTATTCTGTTTTTCCGCACTTTGGGTCTGCAGACTAAG GAGGAAGTTTCTGTTGAAGTCCTAAAGACCTACATTCAG CGGATGATGTCCGAGAAGCACACGGATTTAATAGCATTTTATGTTAGCCACTTGCCCCCAGAGCTAGCTGTTGCTCAGTATGCTTTATTTCTTGAAGATGTTACTGAAAGTGATCAACGCCACCACTGCCTTGAATTAGCAAAAGATGCAG GTCTGGATGTTGCAACCATAACAAAAACTGTTGTTGAAAACATCCGCAAGAAGGATGCTGGTGAATTCAGTCACCATGACCATATGCTAGATACGGGCACAACAGAG GCGGATCAGCTGAAAATAGATGTGATTGACTGGCTCGTATTTGATCCTGCACAGAGGGCGGAAGCACTTAAGCAAAGCAATGCAATCATGAGGAAGTTCTTGG CATCCAAGAAACATGAAGCTGCAAAAGACGTGTTTGTGAAGATTCCCCAAGACTCTATAGCAGAAATATATAACCAATGGGAAGAACAAGGAATGGATACTCCACTTCCAGCTGAAGATGACAATGCTATACGGGAACATTTATGTATTCGGGCATATTTG GAAGCCCACGAAACCTTTAATGAATGGTTTAAACACATGAACTCAGCTCCACAGAAGCCTTCTTTGTTATCACAAGCAAGTTTCACTGAAAAAGTGGCCCATGAACATAAAGAAAAGAAGTATGAG aTGGATTATGGTATTTGGAAAGGCCTCCTGGATGCTCTTACAGCTGatgtgaaagagaaaatgtaCAATGTATTGCTGTTTGTTGATGGAGGATGGATGGTTGACGTTAGAgag GATGCTGAGGATGACCCGGAACGAACACACCAGATGATTTTGCTGCGAAAGCTGTGTCTGCCAATGATGTGCTTTTTACTGCATACGGTGTTACATAGTACCGGACAGTATCAGGAGTGCCTGCGACTGGCTGACATGGTTGCTTCTGAGAGACACAAGCTTTATACG
- the NUP107 gene encoding nuclear pore complex protein Nup107 isoform X2 translates to MTPRGQLISRTPGSLLRQPVTALTRSSMKPSDMSAILGTGGKSPLILPTPGLFSNLSMLDDSSWTMALSPQQTGMFVNLDMSNITEDVTVSAVLLREDDPGEAATMSMYSDFLHSFLKHTSTTIFDLVDEYESICSSQVNILGKIVYRATPGQQKFSKTASVLWLLKQEMVTWRLLSSLYRDRIQSALEDETTFDITVLTASEKTNVDNLFQKDSLVRQSQLVVDWLESIAKDDIGDFSDNIEFYAKSVYWENTLHTLKQRQLNTYIGSSRALVTELDPDAPIRQKLPLDDLDREDDARLLKYLFTLIRAGMTDEAQRLCKRCGQAWRAATLEGWKLYHDPNINGGKELEPVQGNPYRCIWKISCWRMAEEEQFNRYERAIYAALSGNLKQLLPVCDTWEDTVWAYFRVMVDTLVEQEIRTSVIIAEEMEELPRDYLETNWTSEKVFEELQATDKKRVIEENQEHYHVIQKFIILGDVDGLMEEFSRWLSKDRSVLPGHLLRFMTHLILFFRTLGLQTKEEVSVEVLKTYIQRMMSEKHTDLIAFYVSHLPPELAVAQYALFLEDVTESDQRHHCLELAKDAGLDVATITKTVVENIRKKDAGEFSHHDHMLDTGTTEADQLKIDVIDWLVFDPAQRAEALKQSNAIMRKFLASKKHEAAKDVFVKIPQDSIAEIYNQWEEQGMDTPLPAEDDNAIREHLCIRAYLEAHETFNEWFKHMNSAPQKPSLLSQASFTEKVAHEHKEKKYEMDYGIWKGLLDALTADVKEKMYNVLLFVDGGWMVDVREDAEDDPERTHQMILLRKLCLPMMCFLLHTVLHSTGQYQECLRLADMVASERHKLYTVFSKEELRKLLQKLRESSLMLLDQDLDPLGYEIQS, encoded by the exons ATGACGCCGAGAGGACAGTTGATTTCCCGAACTCCTGGTTCACTGCTTCGCCAGCCAG TTACTGCACTAACTCGAAGCTCCATGAAGCCATCAGATATGTCTGCCATCCTGGGAACAGGAGGAAAATCTCCTCTGATTCTACCAACTCCTGGACTTTTTAGCAATCTGTCAATG TTGGATGACAGTAGCTGGACAATGGCACTCTCGCCTCAGCAGACAGGAATGTTTGTAAATCTGGACATGTCCAACATCACAGAAGATGTCACTGTGAGCGCTGTACTGTTGCGTGAGGATGATCCTGGGGAAGCTG CTACTATGAGCATGTACTCAGATTTTCTACATTCCTTCCTGAAGCATACATCAACTACCATTTTCGATCTTGTGGATGAGTATGAAAGTATTTGTAGCAGTCAG GTGAATATACTAGGGAAAATAGTTTATCGGGCAACTCCTGGACAGCAAAAGTTTTCAAAAACTGCCAGTGTCTTGTGGCTTCTCAAGCAGGAGATGGTAACTTGGAGACTGTTGTCCTCGCTTTATAG AGACAGAATACAGTCTGCACTGGAAGATGAAACTACATTTGATATCACG GTATTAACTGCTAGTGAAAAAACGAATGTAGACAACTTGTTTCAGAAAGATTCACTTGTTCGACAAAGCCAG CTGGTGGTGGATTGGCTAGAGAGCATTGCCAAGGATGATATTGGGGACTTCTCCGATAATATTGAGTTTTATGCAAAATCTGTATATTG GGAGAACACACTACATACCCTGAAGCAGCGACAGTTGAATACATACATTGGAAGTTCTCGAGCTCTGGTAACAGAGTTG GATCCAGATGCTCCTATAAGACAGAAACTGCCACTTGATGATTTGGACCGAGAAGATGATGCAAGGTTACTGAAGTATCTCTTCACTCTCATCAGAGCAGGAATGACAGATGAG GCACAGCGTTTATGCAAACGGTGTGGTCAGGCCTGGAGAGCTGCAACTTTGGAAGGATGGAAATTGTATCATGATCCTAACATAAATGGAG GAAAAGAGCTGGAGCCTGTTCAAGGGAATCCATACAGATGCATTTGGAAAATAAGTTGTTGGCGTATGGCTGAAGAG gAGCAGTTCAATAGATATGAGAGAGCAATCTATGCAGCACTGAGTGGAAACCTCAAACAG CTTCTTCCAGTCTGCGATACCTGGGAAGATACAGTTTGGGCATATTTCAGGGTCATGGTGGACACTCTTGTTGAACAGGAAATACGAACTTCAGTAATAATTGCAGAGGAGATGGAAGAGCTCCCTAGAGATTATTTAGAAACAAA CTGGACCTCAGAAAAAGTTTTTGAAGAACTTCAGGCAACAGACAAAAAG agGGTTATAGAGGAGAACCAAGAACACTATCATGTGATTCAGAAATTCATTATACTGGGAGATGTGGATG GTTTAATGGAAGAATTTAGCAGATGGCTTTCCAAAGACAGAAGCGTGCTCCCAGGACACCTCCTTCGTTTCATGACGCATCTTATTCTGTTTTTCCGCACTTTGGGTCTGCAGACTAAG GAGGAAGTTTCTGTTGAAGTCCTAAAGACCTACATTCAG CGGATGATGTCCGAGAAGCACACGGATTTAATAGCATTTTATGTTAGCCACTTGCCCCCAGAGCTAGCTGTTGCTCAGTATGCTTTATTTCTTGAAGATGTTACTGAAAGTGATCAACGCCACCACTGCCTTGAATTAGCAAAAGATGCAG GTCTGGATGTTGCAACCATAACAAAAACTGTTGTTGAAAACATCCGCAAGAAGGATGCTGGTGAATTCAGTCACCATGACCATATGCTAGATACGGGCACAACAGAG GCGGATCAGCTGAAAATAGATGTGATTGACTGGCTCGTATTTGATCCTGCACAGAGGGCGGAAGCACTTAAGCAAAGCAATGCAATCATGAGGAAGTTCTTGG CATCCAAGAAACATGAAGCTGCAAAAGACGTGTTTGTGAAGATTCCCCAAGACTCTATAGCAGAAATATATAACCAATGGGAAGAACAAGGAATGGATACTCCACTTCCAGCTGAAGATGACAATGCTATACGGGAACATTTATGTATTCGGGCATATTTG GAAGCCCACGAAACCTTTAATGAATGGTTTAAACACATGAACTCAGCTCCACAGAAGCCTTCTTTGTTATCACAAGCAAGTTTCACTGAAAAAGTGGCCCATGAACATAAAGAAAAGAAGTATGAG aTGGATTATGGTATTTGGAAAGGCCTCCTGGATGCTCTTACAGCTGatgtgaaagagaaaatgtaCAATGTATTGCTGTTTGTTGATGGAGGATGGATGGTTGACGTTAGAgag GATGCTGAGGATGACCCGGAACGAACACACCAGATGATTTTGCTGCGAAAGCTGTGTCTGCCAATGATGTGCTTTTTACTGCATACGGTGTTACATAGTACCGGACAGTATCAGGAGTGCCTGCGACTGGCTGACATGGTTGCTTCTGAGAGACACAAGCTTTATACG